The Roseibaca calidilacus genome has a window encoding:
- the mreC gene encoding rod shape-determining protein MreC produces MAGERQTDTDYVRPLRRIFMGVLVVALLAVFLVWRIDSPRIERFRMAVIDTVVPSFDWALAPLTQVTALLDDFRSYARIMEQNQQLRRELQQMRAWREAALQLEQRNAELLDLNQVRLDPQLTHVTGVVMADSGSPFRNSVLLNVGARDGLVDGWAVMDGLGLAGRIAGVGQRTARVVLLTDSASRVPVVIQPSGQRAMLSGDNSAFPLLDFIEDPDDLRPGDRVVSSDDGGVFPAGLLVGEVVMSRDRRLRVRLAADYGRLEFLRVLRSRPQETITSTGDLILPAGPDSQPEATDGANPTLPDNLAPDIAPPLAPVPDAARTDG; encoded by the coding sequence TTGGCCGGCGAACGTCAGACAGACACCGACTATGTCCGCCCGCTGCGACGCATTTTCATGGGCGTGCTGGTCGTTGCGCTGCTGGCGGTGTTCCTTGTCTGGCGGATCGACAGCCCGCGCATCGAACGCTTCCGCATGGCCGTGATCGACACGGTCGTGCCTTCGTTCGACTGGGCTTTGGCACCGCTGACACAAGTGACCGCCCTGTTGGATGATTTCCGCTCTTATGCGCGGATCATGGAACAGAACCAGCAACTTCGCCGCGAATTGCAGCAAATGCGCGCATGGCGCGAAGCGGCGTTGCAACTGGAACAGCGCAACGCCGAATTGCTGGACCTGAACCAAGTGCGGCTGGACCCGCAACTGACGCATGTGACCGGCGTTGTCATGGCCGATAGCGGATCGCCCTTTCGCAATTCGGTGCTGTTGAATGTGGGCGCGCGCGACGGGCTGGTCGATGGCTGGGCGGTGATGGACGGGCTGGGGCTGGCCGGGCGCATTGCCGGTGTCGGACAACGCACCGCGCGCGTGGTGCTGCTGACCGACAGCGCCAGCCGCGTTCCGGTGGTGATCCAACCCTCGGGGCAGCGCGCCATGCTGTCGGGCGATAACAGCGCCTTTCCGCTGCTGGATTTCATCGAGGACCCGGACGATCTGCGCCCCGGCGACCGCGTGGTCAGTTCCGACGATGGTGGCGTCTTTCCCGCCGGGCTGCTCGTGGGCGAAGTTGTCATGTCGCGCGACCGGCGCTTGCGGGTGCGGTTGGCCGCCGATTACGGGCGGCTGGAATTTCTGCGCGTGCTGCGGTCGCGCCCGCAAGAAACGATCACCTCGACCGGTGATCTGATCTTGCCTGCGGGCCCCGACAGCCAGCCCGAAGCCACCGATGGGGCAAACCCGACCCTGCCCGACAATCTGGCGCCAGATATTGCGCCGCCCCTTGCCCCTGTCCCCGATGCGGCCCGGACCGATGGCTGA